The Streptomyces sp. NBC_01689 genome includes a window with the following:
- the npdG gene encoding NADPH-dependent F420 reductase, giving the protein MTSTDISPTTAPSGRRLPETTSDVSGLVVAVLGGTGPQGRGLAYRLALAGQQVIIGSRTTERAEAAAAELGLGITGSDNARAARLADIAIVTVPWEGHAATLEALRGELAGKLVIDSVNPLGFDAGGAYGIRPEEGSAAEQAAALLPDSRVTAAFHHLSAVLLTDPAVGSLDTDVLVLGDTRSDTDLVQALTARIPGLRGVYAGRLRNAHQVEALVANLISVNRRYKAHAGLRVTDV; this is encoded by the coding sequence ATGACCTCCACTGACATCTCGCCCACCACGGCGCCGTCCGGGCGGCGGCTCCCCGAGACGACCTCCGACGTGTCCGGGCTGGTGGTCGCCGTCCTCGGCGGCACCGGACCGCAGGGCCGCGGACTCGCCTACCGGCTCGCTCTCGCCGGCCAGCAGGTGATCATCGGCTCGCGCACCACGGAACGCGCCGAGGCCGCCGCCGCCGAACTCGGTCTCGGGATCACCGGCTCCGACAACGCCCGGGCGGCCCGGCTCGCCGACATCGCGATCGTCACGGTGCCCTGGGAGGGGCATGCGGCGACCCTGGAGGCACTGCGTGGGGAGCTGGCGGGCAAGCTCGTCATCGACTCGGTCAACCCGCTCGGCTTCGACGCCGGGGGCGCCTACGGCATCCGTCCGGAGGAGGGCAGCGCGGCCGAACAGGCCGCCGCGCTCCTGCCGGACTCACGGGTGACGGCCGCGTTCCACCACCTGTCGGCGGTGCTGCTCACCGATCCGGCCGTCGGGTCCCTCGACACCGATGTCCTCGTCCTCGGGGACACCCGTTCCGACACCGACCTCGTACAGGCCCTGACCGCCCGCATCCCGGGACTGCGCGGCGTGTACGCGGGCCGGCTGCGCAACGCCCACCAGGTCGAGGCCCTGGTCGCCAACCTCATCTCGGTGAACCGCCGTTACAAGGCCCACGCGGGCCTGCGCGTCACCGACGTGTGA
- a CDS encoding winged helix-turn-helix transcriptional regulator, whose product MTEQDQPVTIDPNRPMDILDAACPSRDVFVNLADKWALLMLASLRELGAQRYSGLQRSLGGISRKMLSQTLRTLERDGLVLRSVDPQASPPLVMYGLTDLGSEIAEETKALCAWTEKRAAQVHAARVTYDERHSTDQAVRADA is encoded by the coding sequence ATGACGGAACAGGATCAGCCGGTGACCATCGACCCGAATCGGCCGATGGACATCCTCGACGCGGCGTGCCCCAGTCGTGACGTGTTCGTGAACCTGGCTGACAAGTGGGCGCTGCTGATGCTGGCGAGCCTGCGGGAGCTCGGTGCCCAGCGGTACTCCGGACTGCAGCGCTCCCTCGGTGGGATCAGCCGCAAGATGCTCTCCCAGACCCTGCGCACGCTCGAACGCGACGGACTGGTGCTGCGCAGCGTGGACCCCCAGGCGAGCCCGCCCCTGGTGATGTACGGACTGACCGACCTCGGCAGCGAGATCGCCGAGGAGACCAAGGCGCTGTGTGCCTGGACCGAGAAGCGCGCGGCCCAGGTCCACGCCGCGCGGGTCACCTACGACGAGCGCCACAGCACCGACCAGGCGGTCCGGGCCGACGCGTGA
- a CDS encoding LLM class F420-dependent oxidoreductase, with protein sequence MNTPHLTAPRLATGPYGIFSHELRSEDPARESELLDAAAELEELGFGTIWLGGSSSVRHAARLAGATGRVVLATGILNIWYEDADTVARQRAELERAHPDRFLLGLGASHAQLAQNYRRPYSTMVEYLDALDAAGTPVPTERRVLAALGPKMLRLARDRSAGAHPYLVTPEYVAQARGVLGEGPLLAPEVTVVLESEPAKAREIARGFLDYYLQLPNYAANLERLGFSDDDLTGGGSDRLVDALAVWGTDEAIRARLAEFRTAGADHLALQIITGDGGEAPPRARWRHLADLVGLGAKSA encoded by the coding sequence TTGAACACCCCACACCTCACGGCACCGCGGCTCGCCACGGGTCCGTACGGCATCTTCAGCCACGAGCTGCGGTCGGAGGACCCCGCGCGGGAGAGCGAACTGCTCGACGCCGCGGCCGAGCTGGAGGAACTCGGCTTCGGCACGATCTGGCTCGGCGGCAGCAGCAGCGTGCGGCACGCGGCCCGGCTGGCCGGGGCGACCGGGCGGGTCGTGCTGGCCACCGGAATCCTCAACATCTGGTACGAGGACGCCGACACGGTGGCTCGGCAGCGGGCCGAGCTGGAGCGGGCCCACCCCGACCGGTTCCTCCTGGGTCTGGGAGCGAGCCACGCGCAGCTGGCGCAGAACTACCGGCGGCCCTACTCCACGATGGTGGAGTACCTCGATGCCCTCGACGCCGCCGGCACACCCGTCCCCACGGAGCGCCGGGTCCTGGCCGCCCTCGGGCCGAAGATGCTGCGGCTCGCCCGGGACAGGTCGGCGGGCGCCCACCCGTACCTGGTCACCCCTGAGTACGTCGCGCAGGCCCGCGGAGTCCTGGGCGAGGGGCCGCTGCTGGCTCCCGAGGTCACCGTGGTCCTGGAGAGCGAGCCTGCCAAGGCGCGTGAGATCGCCCGCGGATTCCTCGACTACTACCTTCAGCTGCCCAACTACGCGGCCAATCTGGAACGTCTGGGCTTCTCGGACGACGATCTCACCGGGGGCGGCAGCGATCGTCTGGTCGACGCGCTCGCCGTCTGGGGCACGGACGAGGCGATCCGCGCCCGTCTGGCCGAGTTCCGGACGGCGGGCGCCGATCACCTGGCCCTGCAGATCATCACCGGAGACGGCGGAGAGGCCCCGCCGCGCGCGCGGTGGCGCCACCTCGCCGACCTCGTCGGTCTCGGCGCGAAGAGCGCGTAG
- a CDS encoding NAD(P)H-dependent flavin oxidoreductase, with amino-acid sequence MTLATEFTRLCGVRHPIALAPMGGTAGGALASAVSRGGGLGLLGAGGGDLPWLERELPLVAEGGHAPWGVGFLAWAAEVEAVERALEYGPTAVMLSFGDPGPFAERIRRAGALLIVQVTDLEEARRALDLGADIVVAQGTESGGHGARRGRSTMAFVPVVADLAGPVPVLAAGGIADGRGVAAALALGAAGALIGTRFHVAAESLADPSVTRAIVEGRGQATERSGVLDIVRGSRWPAAYTARTLAHPYLDRWRGREAELAADPRAAEEYRDDVARGVVPPLPVWAGEGVDLIDDRPSAADLVRTLAARAEEALTRAAPGSADRP; translated from the coding sequence ATGACGTTGGCGACGGAGTTCACACGGTTGTGCGGAGTGCGGCACCCGATCGCGCTGGCCCCGATGGGCGGGACGGCCGGTGGCGCCCTCGCCTCGGCCGTCTCCCGAGGCGGCGGTCTCGGGCTGCTGGGCGCGGGTGGCGGCGACCTCCCGTGGCTGGAGCGGGAGTTGCCGCTCGTCGCGGAGGGCGGTCACGCGCCCTGGGGCGTCGGATTCCTGGCCTGGGCCGCAGAGGTGGAGGCAGTCGAGCGAGCGCTGGAGTACGGGCCCACGGCCGTGATGCTGTCCTTCGGCGACCCGGGCCCGTTCGCGGAACGGATCCGCCGGGCCGGGGCGCTGCTGATCGTCCAGGTCACCGATCTGGAGGAGGCGCGCCGTGCCCTGGATCTGGGCGCCGACATCGTCGTGGCACAGGGCACCGAGAGCGGGGGGCACGGCGCCCGCCGGGGTCGCTCCACGATGGCGTTCGTCCCGGTGGTGGCCGATCTCGCGGGACCGGTACCGGTGTTGGCGGCCGGCGGTATCGCCGACGGCAGGGGAGTCGCCGCGGCGCTGGCGCTGGGGGCGGCCGGGGCGCTCATCGGAACCCGGTTCCACGTCGCCGCTGAATCGCTGGCCGATCCCTCGGTCACCCGGGCGATCGTCGAAGGACGCGGGCAGGCCACGGAGCGCAGCGGCGTCCTCGACATCGTCCGTGGCTCCCGCTGGCCCGCCGCGTACACCGCCCGCACGCTGGCCCATCCCTACCTCGACCGGTGGCGGGGACGTGAGGCCGAGCTCGCCGCCGATCCCCGGGCCGCCGAGGAGTACCGGGACGACGTGGCGCGCGGCGTCGTCCCGCCGCTGCCCGTCTGGGCCGGGGAAGGCGTCGACCTGATCGACGACCGGCCCTCCGCGGCGGACCTCGTGCGGACCCTGGCGGCCCGGGCCGAGGAAGCGCTGACGCGGGCAGCACCGGGCTCAGCCGATCGGCCCTAG
- the cofC gene encoding 2-phospho-L-lactate guanylyltransferase encodes MPTTWTVVLPVKPFARAKSRLTSGPAVPREALAHAFFRDTLEAALRTTGVARVLVVTDDERAASDARSAGALAVPDQSAAGLNAAIRTAVRHARPITGNGPMAVLTTDLPALRPRELATVLDSAAEHPRAFLADHTGRGTTFLAAARPRWLAPAFEGDSRERHLLGGAHEITGPDVPGARLDVDTVDDLRIARRLGVGRHTRAALDPAPPTTDHPLPHRPPLVLVPEGITPHDLH; translated from the coding sequence GTGCCGACGACCTGGACCGTCGTGCTCCCGGTGAAACCGTTCGCGCGGGCCAAGAGCAGGCTGACCTCGGGTCCCGCGGTCCCGCGCGAGGCCCTGGCACACGCCTTCTTCCGGGACACCCTGGAAGCCGCGCTCAGGACCACCGGGGTGGCCCGCGTCCTGGTGGTGACGGACGACGAGCGGGCAGCGTCCGACGCCCGGTCCGCCGGCGCCCTGGCCGTGCCCGACCAGTCCGCGGCCGGACTCAACGCGGCCATCCGTACGGCGGTCCGGCACGCGCGGCCGATCACCGGGAACGGTCCGATGGCGGTGCTGACCACCGATCTGCCCGCGCTGCGCCCGCGCGAACTGGCCACGGTGCTGGACTCCGCGGCGGAGCACCCGCGAGCGTTCCTCGCCGATCACACCGGCCGTGGCACCACGTTCCTCGCCGCCGCCCGCCCGAGGTGGCTGGCACCGGCCTTCGAGGGAGACTCCCGCGAACGCCACCTGCTGGGCGGCGCGCACGAGATCACCGGTCCGGACGTGCCCGGCGCCCGGCTCGACGTCGACACCGTGGACGACCTGCGGATCGCCCGACGCCTCGGCGTGGGCCGGCACACCCGCGCCGCCCTCGATCCCGCACCTCCGACCACCGACCACCCACTCCCCCACCGGCCACCCCTCGTCCTCGTTCCCGAAGGAATCACTCCTCATGACCTCCACTGA
- a CDS encoding SpoIIE family protein phosphatase — translation MGDVRCGWCDEPLPREAGPNRRYCGPAHRQAAWRARRRWEAAAHARHALVLADAELLSRARTMSQETEADDPVRRAATAGHGAASGVHSAAAAEILGLAEQLVRSAVRADRQAGADWTRVGAGLGMSGAAARRRFGRACSLEQDGQGPHGPAPPVGPTGSTGPEPLGPLLLSAVRDTGASVCGIYLHPPGRPVLHLAVTTGGSSVALWEKVEPAAEGPVSDAVREQRLVWVAGHAELARRYPRTALTLPYPVAVAAAPVTTGGTAWGALAFLWPGTHPRLLSTRERDAVTTACHRAGAFLRQAAEDGRPVLPGARPHVPDPPRVRTPGATEALAAVDLVDRLPEGCLALDLDNRITFIDATARELVEGSAPDLLGAPLCEALPWLDEPVLQDHQRAATISRRPAVFTALCPPGRWLNFELHPDVSGTTVRVTLAEDGGPADSARRGERDGALVPTRARVLYELMQLAASLTQAVSVQDVVELAADQIMATFDAQGFVLSVAEDGRLQIVGSRGYREEVLRPFDGPPLTDRSAPTVHALVTGDPLFFGSPQEMERFHPDVPRLTGRAAWAFLPLVVSRRPVGCWVLSFDRPRPFGPDERAVLTSLAGLIAQALDRARLYDTKHQLAHDLQRGLLPNTLPTVPGLEAAARYLPAARGMDVGGDFYDLIRLDATTVAAAIGDVQGHNVHAAALMGQIRTAVHVTAGAAPDEVLARANRLLTDFDPGLFASCLYVHIDLAHRRARLAGAGHPPPLLRHPHGRAQVLDLPPGLLLGIDSAADYRTTEIDLPPGALLALYTDGLIETPGGDIGEAAADLADHLDRAAHQPVGALADTLVRHTRHTDPRSDDVALLLLRATDRS, via the coding sequence ATGGGTGATGTTCGGTGCGGCTGGTGCGACGAGCCGCTGCCGCGGGAGGCCGGACCGAACCGGCGGTACTGCGGTCCGGCCCACCGGCAGGCCGCCTGGCGGGCGCGACGCCGGTGGGAGGCCGCGGCCCACGCGCGTCACGCGCTCGTCCTGGCCGACGCGGAGCTGCTGTCCCGGGCCCGGACGATGTCCCAGGAGACGGAGGCCGACGACCCGGTGAGGAGGGCCGCGACGGCGGGCCACGGTGCCGCGTCCGGCGTGCACAGTGCCGCCGCCGCGGAGATCCTCGGGCTGGCCGAACAGCTGGTGCGGTCCGCGGTACGCGCCGACCGGCAGGCCGGAGCCGACTGGACGCGCGTCGGCGCGGGCCTCGGCATGAGCGGCGCCGCGGCCCGGCGCCGGTTCGGACGGGCGTGCTCCCTCGAACAGGACGGGCAGGGGCCGCACGGCCCGGCGCCGCCCGTCGGGCCCACCGGCTCCACCGGCCCGGAACCCCTCGGCCCCCTGCTGCTCTCGGCGGTACGGGACACCGGTGCCTCCGTGTGCGGGATCTACCTGCACCCGCCCGGCAGGCCGGTGCTCCATCTCGCGGTGACGACCGGAGGCAGCTCGGTCGCCCTGTGGGAGAAGGTGGAGCCCGCGGCCGAGGGGCCCGTCTCCGACGCCGTACGGGAGCAGCGTCTGGTCTGGGTCGCCGGCCACGCGGAGCTGGCGCGCCGCTACCCGCGGACCGCACTCACCCTGCCCTATCCCGTGGCCGTGGCGGCCGCGCCGGTGACCACCGGTGGCACCGCCTGGGGCGCGCTCGCTTTCCTGTGGCCCGGAACGCATCCCCGCCTGCTGAGTACCCGTGAACGCGACGCGGTCACCACCGCCTGCCACCGCGCCGGGGCGTTCCTGCGGCAGGCCGCGGAGGACGGGCGCCCGGTCCTGCCCGGCGCACGTCCGCATGTGCCGGACCCGCCCCGGGTCCGCACCCCCGGGGCCACCGAGGCGCTGGCCGCCGTGGATCTCGTCGACCGTCTCCCGGAGGGCTGTCTCGCCCTCGATCTGGACAACCGGATCACCTTCATCGACGCCACCGCCCGCGAACTGGTCGAGGGGAGCGCGCCCGATCTGCTCGGGGCCCCGCTCTGCGAGGCCCTGCCCTGGCTGGACGAGCCGGTCCTCCAGGACCACCAGCGCGCCGCGACGATCAGCCGCCGGCCCGCCGTCTTCACGGCCCTGTGTCCGCCGGGCCGGTGGCTGAACTTCGAGCTGCACCCCGACGTCTCCGGCACCACCGTCCGTGTCACCCTCGCCGAGGACGGCGGTCCGGCGGACTCCGCGCGGCGGGGCGAACGGGACGGCGCCCTCGTCCCGACGCGGGCGCGCGTGCTGTACGAGCTGATGCAACTGGCCGCGTCCCTCACCCAGGCCGTCAGCGTGCAGGACGTGGTGGAGCTGGCGGCCGACCAGATCATGGCCACCTTCGACGCGCAGGGTTTCGTGCTGTCCGTGGCCGAGGACGGCCGCCTGCAGATCGTCGGCTCACGCGGGTACCGCGAGGAGGTCCTCCGGCCCTTCGACGGACCGCCTCTCACCGACCGGTCGGCCCCCACCGTGCACGCGCTCGTGACCGGAGACCCTCTCTTCTTCGGCTCTCCGCAGGAGATGGAACGCTTCCACCCCGACGTGCCGCGGCTGACCGGAAGAGCGGCATGGGCCTTCCTGCCGCTGGTGGTCTCCCGCCGCCCGGTCGGCTGCTGGGTGCTGTCCTTCGACCGCCCGCGCCCCTTCGGCCCCGACGAGCGCGCCGTGCTGACCTCGCTGGCCGGGCTGATCGCCCAGGCGCTCGACCGCGCCCGCCTCTACGACACCAAGCACCAGCTCGCCCACGACCTGCAGCGCGGCCTGCTGCCCAACACCCTGCCCACGGTGCCCGGCCTGGAGGCGGCCGCCCGGTACCTGCCCGCGGCCCGCGGCATGGACGTCGGTGGCGACTTCTACGACCTCATCCGGCTGGACGCCACCACCGTCGCCGCCGCCATCGGTGACGTCCAGGGACACAACGTGCACGCCGCCGCGCTCATGGGGCAGATCCGCACGGCCGTCCATGTCACCGCGGGGGCCGCACCCGACGAGGTACTCGCCCGCGCGAACCGTCTGCTCACCGACTTCGACCCGGGGCTCTTCGCCAGTTGCCTGTACGTCCACATCGATCTGGCGCACCGCCGCGCCCGGCTCGCCGGCGCGGGGCATCCGCCCCCGCTCCTGCGCCATCCCCACGGACGCGCCCAGGTCCTCGACCTGCCCCCCGGGCTCCTGCTCGGCATCGACTCCGCCGCCGACTACCGGACCACCGAGATCGACCTGCCGCCCGGCGCGCTGCTGGCCCTGTACACCGACGGTCTCATCGAGACTCCCGGCGGCGACATCGGCGAGGCCGCCGCCGATCTCGCGGACCACCTCGACCGTGCCGCGCACCAGCCGGTCGGCGCCCTCGCCGACACCCTTGTCCGGCACACCCGTCACACCGACCCGCGCAGCGACGACGTGGCGCTGCTTCTGCTCCGCGCGACGGACAGGAGCTGA
- a CDS encoding SpoIIE family protein phosphatase → MPRAVNRFRTPLSLIRRRFFPGRREPLDQGAGPDPEPTAPRRGRFPLIPHSIAGQMLALAVTIAVLLIAAATAVLVVQDRKEATQEARTRALAVAETFAHSPAVLDALKSASPSTTLQPLAEATRRDAQVAYIVVTDPKGIRYSHPDPHAIGLPSNATVWPATVGRTFTDEVVGRSLHSPSIRAVVPVFDARHTVVGTVMTGVPVASVIHQVDGQLPPLLGSAGVALALSMGGIAWLSRRLRRQTHGLGPAEITRMYEHHDAVLHAVREGVLIADRDRRLLLANDEAHRLLGLPPDVQGRHADDLALGPALTRLLASGRVATDEVHPAGDRLLAVNQQPTLWNGRVLGTVTTLRDTTELRSLAGQADVARERLRLLYDAGMTIGTTLDVSRTAEELVAAFVPRFADHAIVDLSDSVLHGEEPHGDDTGPLRRAARLPLPGAPSSRAVGELVHYPPSSPQARSLKTGKPVAEPEPAAESAAGPHCVPGPLRSPDLPDHVMIAVPLRARGAVLGVVGLFRAKAARPDGGGPFDTEDLSLAEELVHHAAVCIDNSRRYAREHATAVSLQRSLLPHDLPEQNAVDAAHRYLPGEATTAGGWFDVIPLSSARVALVAGDVTGHGLHAAVAMGRLRTAVHNFSDLDLVPDELLARLDDLVIRLDRDEGRPADGKPRSGTARAADGSVLTGATCLYVVYDPVRRQCVMARAGHPLPVLILPDGTADFPRIRDCPPLGMGGQPFESLTVDIPENSRLVLYTDGLLKHHNPEPATGQDWLRQVLARPGRSPRETCDAVLDALVPDRLGHPGDDIALLVARTRALDDDHLACWDVPADPAMVAETRAAVERRLTEWGLDDAVFTTELILSELITNAIRYASPPIELRLLRDRTLICEVSDASSTSPHVRRAATTDEGGRGLFLISQLTQRWGTRYTPRGKVIWTEQSLEPEEEAGE, encoded by the coding sequence ATGCCTCGGGCAGTCAACAGGTTCCGGACGCCGCTCAGCCTGATCAGACGCAGGTTCTTCCCCGGGCGGCGCGAACCTCTGGACCAGGGCGCCGGTCCCGATCCGGAACCGACCGCCCCCCGGCGCGGCCGCTTCCCGCTGATCCCGCACAGCATCGCGGGCCAGATGCTCGCGCTGGCGGTGACCATCGCGGTGCTGCTGATCGCCGCGGCGACCGCCGTCCTGGTGGTGCAGGACAGGAAGGAGGCCACGCAGGAGGCTCGCACGCGCGCCCTCGCGGTCGCCGAGACCTTCGCGCACTCCCCGGCCGTACTGGACGCGCTGAAGTCCGCCAGTCCGAGCACGACCCTGCAGCCACTGGCCGAGGCCACCCGCCGCGACGCCCAGGTCGCCTACATCGTGGTCACCGACCCCAAGGGCATCCGCTACAGCCACCCGGACCCCCACGCGATCGGCCTGCCCTCCAACGCCACCGTGTGGCCCGCCACGGTCGGCCGCACCTTCACCGACGAGGTCGTCGGCAGGAGCCTGCACTCCCCGTCGATCCGCGCGGTGGTCCCCGTCTTCGACGCCCGCCACACCGTGGTCGGCACCGTGATGACCGGCGTGCCCGTCGCCAGCGTGATCCACCAGGTCGACGGACAGCTGCCACCCCTGCTCGGCTCCGCCGGCGTCGCCCTCGCCCTGTCCATGGGAGGGATCGCCTGGCTGAGCAGGCGGCTGCGCCGGCAGACCCACGGCCTCGGACCGGCCGAGATCACCCGGATGTACGAGCACCACGACGCGGTGCTGCACGCGGTCCGCGAGGGCGTCCTCATCGCCGACCGCGACCGCCGACTGCTGCTGGCCAACGACGAGGCGCACCGCCTGCTCGGCCTGCCGCCCGACGTCCAGGGGCGGCACGCCGACGACCTCGCGCTCGGCCCCGCGCTCACCCGGCTGCTCGCCTCCGGCCGGGTCGCCACCGACGAGGTGCACCCCGCCGGCGACCGCCTCCTGGCGGTGAACCAGCAGCCCACCCTCTGGAACGGCCGCGTGCTGGGCACCGTCACCACCCTGCGCGACACCACCGAACTGCGCTCCCTCGCGGGCCAGGCGGACGTCGCCCGCGAACGTCTGCGGCTCCTCTACGACGCCGGCATGACCATCGGCACGACCCTCGACGTGAGCCGTACCGCGGAGGAACTGGTCGCCGCCTTCGTCCCGCGCTTCGCCGACCACGCGATCGTGGACCTCTCGGACTCCGTCCTGCACGGGGAGGAACCGCACGGCGACGACACCGGACCCCTGCGTCGTGCGGCCCGGCTCCCCCTCCCCGGCGCTCCGTCGTCGCGCGCCGTGGGGGAACTCGTCCACTATCCGCCCTCCTCGCCACAGGCCCGAAGCCTCAAGACCGGCAAGCCCGTCGCCGAACCGGAGCCGGCCGCGGAGTCCGCCGCGGGCCCGCACTGCGTCCCGGGCCCCCTGAGGTCCCCGGACCTCCCCGACCACGTGATGATCGCCGTACCGCTGCGCGCGAGGGGCGCGGTGCTGGGAGTGGTCGGGCTCTTCCGCGCCAAGGCCGCGCGCCCCGACGGCGGCGGCCCCTTCGACACCGAGGACCTGTCACTCGCCGAGGAACTGGTCCACCACGCGGCCGTCTGCATCGACAACTCCCGGCGCTACGCCCGCGAGCACGCCACCGCCGTCTCCCTCCAGCGCAGTCTGCTGCCGCACGACCTGCCCGAGCAGAACGCCGTGGACGCGGCGCACCGCTATCTGCCCGGAGAGGCGACGACGGCCGGCGGCTGGTTCGACGTCATCCCGCTCTCCAGTGCCCGGGTCGCCCTCGTCGCCGGTGACGTGACCGGACACGGGCTGCACGCCGCCGTCGCCATGGGCCGCCTGCGGACCGCCGTCCACAACTTCTCGGACCTGGATCTGGTCCCCGACGAACTTCTGGCCCGGCTCGACGATCTCGTCATCCGCCTCGACCGTGACGAGGGACGCCCGGCCGACGGGAAGCCCCGGTCCGGCACCGCCCGGGCGGCGGACGGTTCCGTACTCACTGGGGCCACCTGCCTGTACGTGGTCTACGACCCGGTCCGCCGGCAGTGCGTCATGGCCCGGGCCGGTCATCCACTGCCGGTCCTGATCCTCCCGGACGGCACCGCGGACTTCCCCCGCATCCGCGACTGCCCCCCGCTGGGCATGGGGGGCCAGCCGTTCGAGAGCCTCACCGTAGACATCCCCGAGAACAGCAGGCTCGTCCTCTACACGGACGGCCTGCTCAAGCACCACAACCCGGAGCCGGCCACCGGACAGGACTGGCTGCGACAGGTGCTCGCCCGCCCGGGGCGGTCCCCCCGGGAGACCTGCGACGCCGTGCTCGACGCCCTGGTACCCGACCGGCTCGGCCACCCCGGGGACGACATCGCCCTCCTGGTGGCCCGCACGCGCGCCCTGGACGACGATCACCTCGCCTGCTGGGACGTCCCCGCGGACCCCGCGATGGTCGCCGAGACCCGTGCCGCGGTCGAACGCCGGCTCACCGAATGGGGACTGGACGACGCCGTGTTCACCACGGAACTGATCCTCAGCGAACTGATCACCAACGCCATCCGGTACGCCTCGCCGCCCATCGAACTGCGCCTGCTGCGCGACCGCACCCTCATCTGCGAGGTCTCGGACGCCAGCAGCACATCACCCCACGTGCGGCGCGCGGCGACCACGGACGAGGGGGGCCGTGGCCTCTTCCTCATCTCGCAGCTCACCCAGCGGTGGGGCACCCGCTACACCCCGCGCGGCAAGGTGATCTGGACGGAACAGAGCCTGGAGCCCGAAGAGGAAGCGGGGGAATGA
- a CDS encoding SRPBCC family protein, which produces MTTFSKKQQYPASASTVWGLIGDFYSVESWMPGIAGTVADTGLRTRTLTLHDGGRLVERLLDEGKRFHHYRFDDPGPLPVRDFTARITVVEEGPDRSAIEWTASFEPVPGVPGDEAAAGVGAFYQACLDRVTGLLGT; this is translated from the coding sequence ATGACGACCTTCAGCAAGAAGCAGCAGTACCCGGCCTCCGCGTCCACGGTGTGGGGTCTCATCGGGGACTTCTACTCCGTGGAGTCCTGGATGCCCGGCATCGCCGGGACCGTCGCGGACACCGGCCTCCGCACGCGCACCCTGACCCTGCACGACGGCGGACGGCTCGTCGAGCGGCTGCTCGACGAGGGGAAGCGGTTCCACCACTATCGCTTCGACGACCCCGGCCCCCTCCCGGTCCGCGACTTCACCGCCCGGATCACGGTCGTCGAGGAGGGCCCGGACCGCTCGGCGATCGAGTGGACGGCATCCTTCGAACCCGTCCCCGGCGTCCCCGGGGACGAGGCCGCGGCCGGGGTGGGCGCCTTCTACCAGGCATGCCTGGACCGTGTCACCGGCCTGCTCGGCACCTGA